A window of the Tripterygium wilfordii isolate XIE 37 chromosome 12, ASM1340144v1, whole genome shotgun sequence genome harbors these coding sequences:
- the LOC120011227 gene encoding uncharacterized protein At3g27210-like, translating to MGSCASVNRSSTDSAMKLRFSFGSRTDKLLIPPSPVKDKDKPVNEETLVNGVQGSFAAYGSKEETFFDSQPWLDSDCESDFQSVNGDFTPSRGNTPVHHNFSVATPSTVNKTLLDGPASVLPSPGEKKKKLLEFFQECGDDQDVDTYASVPNSTCSSEWTANGDALIKEKSMKSTPCCLPGLLSCRSFSERKKMSPTIAVNEKP from the exons ATGGGTTCTTGTGCATCTGTCAATAGGAGTTCAACAGACTCGGCCATGAAACTGCGATTCTCATTTGGTTCCAGAACTGACAAGCTTCTGATTCCCCCTTCACCAGTAAAGGATAAGGATAAACCAGTCAATGAAGAAACTCTGGTCAACGGTGTCCAGGGCTCCTTTGCGGCCtatg GTAGTAAAGAGGAAACATTTTTCGATTCCCAACCTTGGCTGGATTCAGATTGTGAATCTGATTTCCAGAGTGTCAATGGTG ATTTTACCCCATCTCGAGGCAATACACCAGTCCATCATAACTTCTCTGTGGCTACCCCTAGTACAGTGAACAAAACACTTTTGGATGGACCCGCTTCTGTGCTACCGTCCCctggagagaagaaaaagaaactgcTTGAATTTTTTCAAGAGTGCGGAGATGACCAAGACGTTGATACTTATGCATCTGTTCCCAACTCTACCTGTAGTAGTGAGTGGACTGCTAATGGAGATGCCCTGATTAAGGAGAAATCAATGAAGTCTACACCGTGTTGCCTTCCGGGGTTGCTCTCATGCCGTAGTTTTAgtgagaggaagaagatgagcCCTACTATAGCTGTAAATGAGAAGCCTTAA